In the genome of Streptomyces sp. SAI-127, the window GGACGCCCAACTGCCGTTCCAGGTCCGCGACGGCGCGGCTGAGTGAGGACTGGGACACGTGCATCTCCGCGGCGGCCGCGGTGAAGCTCGCGGCCCGGGCGACGGCCGTGTACGCCGTCAGTTGTCGCAGGGTGGTGGCCTCCATGGCCGACGAGCATAGGGCGCGACCGCGTGCATTGATGCGCTTATCGCATGGACAGATCTCCGTTTGATGCTGGACACCGATCCGGTGGTGCTCCGAAACTCTCGCGTAACACCTCGGCTTGCCCTCGCCCGACTCCGCCCACCGCCGCCGAGGGCCGTCCCCGAGAAAGCGAGCGCCGCCATGCTGGCAGCCCTGGGCTTCGCCACGATCACCGTCCTCCTGCTGGTCACCATGACCAAACGCGCCTCGGTGCTGGTCGCTCTGATCCTGCTTCCGGTGCTGGCGGCGCTCATCGGCGGCTTTGCGAGCGATCTGGGCGAGTTGACTCTCGGTGGGCTGTCCAAGGTGGCCCCCACCGGCATCATGATCGCCTTCGCGGTCCTGTACTTCAGCCTGATGGTGGACGCCGGGCTCTTCGACCCCCTGATCCGCGCTCTGTTGCGCGCGGCGCGGGGCGACCCGTTGCGGATCACCGTCGCCACGGCCGTCCTCACGCTGTGCGTGGCCCTGGACGGCGACGGTGCCTCCACCTTCCTCATCACCGTCTCCGCGCTGCTGCCGGTCTACAAGAGGCTCGGCATGAACCCTCTGGTGCTGTCCGGCGTGGTCTGCCTGGGCGCGGGTGTGATGAACATGGTCCCCTGGGGTGGTCCGACCGTACGGGCCATGGCGGCGCTGAAGCTGGACAGTTCCGAGGTCTTCAACCCCGTGCTGCCCGCGATGGGCTTCGGCGTCGCCTGGGTGCTGGTGGCCTCGTACCTGCTCGGTCGCCGGGAGCGCAACCGTCTCGGCGCGCTGTCCCCACCGGTTCCGGCCACGGACGTGCCCCAGGGAGAGGACAAGCGGGACGCCCGTGAACCCGCCGCTTCCACGGCTGCCGCGGCAGCCGAGCCGAGCCGGCAGGCCACTGCCACGACGGCCGACGGGCAGGAGCCGCAGGCCATCCGATCCCCCGGGGACGGCCCAGGCGCCGTCCGGGTCCCGCCGCCGCCGCGGACCTGGCTGAACATCTTCAATCTCCTGCTCACCATCACCCTCGTGGTCTGCCTGATCCAGGAAGTGCTGCCGCTTCCGGTGCTGTTCGTCCTCGGGTTCGCGATCGCCGTGCTGGTCAACCACCCCACCTGGGAGCAGCAGCAGGCGCTGCTCGACAAGCACGCCAAGAGCGTGGTCCTGGTCACCACGATGATTTTCGCGGCCGGCGTCCTCACCGGGATCCTCAGCGGCACCAAGATGATCGACGAGATGGCCGAGGCCTTCGTCTCCGTCGTCCCCGACTCTCTCGGGTCTCACCTGCCCGTCGCGGTGGCCGTCACGGGCATGCCGCTGAGTCTCGTCTTCACCCCGGACGCCTACTACTTCGGGGTACTGCCCGTGCTCGCCGAGACCGCGAACGGTTTCGGCACGGACCCGGCCGAGGTCGCCCGGGCCGCCATCCTCGGCCAGATGACCACGGGCTTCCCGCTCAGTCCGCTCACCGCGTCCACGTTCATCCTGGTCGGCATGAGCGGTGTGTCACTCGGCGAACACCAGCGCTTCATCTTCCGCTGGGCCTTCGCCACCACCCTCGTCATGACCGCCGGAGCCCTGGTGACCGGCGCCTTCTCCCTGTGACCGGAGCCACGTACAGAGGCACCCGACCCGGGTGCCCCCACCGACTGAGAAGAGGACCCATGAGACGGATCGCCAGACGCACGGTGCTCGCCGCCACCGCGGGTGCGGTCACAACGCCGGCCGTGAGCACGGCGACCGCCGCGGCCGCCGACCGGTCGGCGGTCCCGGCCGAGGGACGACAAGCGGCCTCCGGACTCAGTCCGGTCCTGCGGACGGACCTCGTCACGCGGGTGACGCCGAGGAACAACTGGCTGGTGGCGGCCGTCGCGGTCCAGTACGCGCACCGCATCGACTTACGCGGTGCGGTGATCCCGCCCTCCGCCTTCGAGGTGAAGGCCACCGTGGGCGGGCAGACCGCGGCTCGCACGGTGACCAGGGTCTACTCCAACACCGCCGCCGAAGTGGACGACCGCTCTCACCCCGGCCGGCCGGGGGAGCACCTGATCGTGGAACTCGACCCGAACGACTCCAACGCGCGGGCCGCAGGCACCGACCCCCTTCCGCTCGACCGTGCGTACGCCGTCAGACAGGTGGCGGACGTACGCACCCCTGGAGGCGAAACGGTACTCAGGGCCGGTCCGTTCACGTACCGGAACGACGACGTCATCACTCCCGTGGTCGACGACTTCACCGCCGGTTCCTTCACCGACTCCGCGGGTTTCGAAATGGACTTCCGGCTGTACCGGCCCGCGGACTTCGTACGGAACCCTCGGACGCGCACGCGCTACCCCCTTGTCGTCACCCTGCACGGCGGTGGCGAAGTCGCGGACAACAACATGACCCAGCTCACTTCCAACCGGGTCGCGGTCACGTTCGCG includes:
- a CDS encoding citrate:proton symporter, producing MLAALGFATITVLLLVTMTKRASVLVALILLPVLAALIGGFASDLGELTLGGLSKVAPTGIMIAFAVLYFSLMVDAGLFDPLIRALLRAARGDPLRITVATAVLTLCVALDGDGASTFLITVSALLPVYKRLGMNPLVLSGVVCLGAGVMNMVPWGGPTVRAMAALKLDSSEVFNPVLPAMGFGVAWVLVASYLLGRRERNRLGALSPPVPATDVPQGEDKRDAREPAASTAAAAAEPSRQATATTADGQEPQAIRSPGDGPGAVRVPPPPRTWLNIFNLLLTITLVVCLIQEVLPLPVLFVLGFAIAVLVNHPTWEQQQALLDKHAKSVVLVTTMIFAAGVLTGILSGTKMIDEMAEAFVSVVPDSLGSHLPVAVAVTGMPLSLVFTPDAYYFGVLPVLAETANGFGTDPAEVARAAILGQMTTGFPLSPLTASTFILVGMSGVSLGEHQRFIFRWAFATTLVMTAGALVTGAFSL
- a CDS encoding prolyl oligopeptidase family serine peptidase, with the translated sequence MRRIARRTVLAATAGAVTTPAVSTATAAAADRSAVPAEGRQAASGLSPVLRTDLVTRVTPRNNWLVAAVAVQYAHRIDLRGAVIPPSAFEVKATVGGQTAARTVTRVYSNTAAEVDDRSHPGRPGEHLIVELDPNDSNARAAGTDPLPLDRAYAVRQVADVRTPGGETVLRAGPFTYRNDDVITPVVDDFTAGSFTDSAGFEMDFRLYRPADFVRNPRTRTRYPLVVTLHGGGEVADNNMTQLTSNRVAVTFAKPERQRRDPAFVLSPQIPLPRPMDGPDGTDWTDAKVQAALIELIDTFVSEHSRVVDTDRLYLVGLSSGGRGIYSLLSKRPDVFAAALPTAGWGDPAVMEKITHIPIWADHSVDDPVVPYREGRFGKPGTWTLMNALEASGARVSRGEWANDLPKAQFEARSRALLRQARAARSHVLFTSYTAGTTPLNPHLAWAQTYENDVVIDWLFEQSR